In a single window of the Micromonospora inositola genome:
- a CDS encoding helix-turn-helix domain-containing protein has translation MGRNPDDMFGDEDYPAYTIGQAAEMLGTSQDFLRRLDEAKWIDPHRSSGGHRRYSRYQLRLAARAREMVDQGTALEAACRIIILEDQLEEALRQNEKQ, from the coding sequence ATGGGGCGAAACCCCGATGACATGTTCGGCGACGAGGACTACCCCGCCTACACCATCGGCCAGGCCGCGGAGATGCTCGGCACCTCGCAGGACTTCCTGCGTCGCCTGGACGAGGCCAAATGGATCGACCCGCACCGCTCCAGCGGCGGGCACCGCCGCTACTCGCGCTACCAGTTGCGCCTGGCCGCCCGGGCCCGCGAGATGGTCGACCAGGGCACCGCCCTGGAGGCGGCCTGCCGGATCATCATCTTGGAAGACCAACTCGAGGAAGCCCTTCGGCAGAACGAGAAGCAGTAG
- the fdxA gene encoding ferredoxin codes for MPYVVTDACVDVNDKSCRKQCPVDCIYEGDRMLYIHPDECVDCGACLPACPVQAIFYDEDLPAQSRHFAEVNAEFFTGLGSPGGAKRVGPLGRDHALVAALPATAAHDAS; via the coding sequence ATGCCATACGTCGTCACCGACGCCTGTGTGGACGTCAACGACAAGTCCTGCCGCAAGCAGTGCCCGGTCGACTGCATCTACGAGGGGGACCGGATGCTCTACATCCACCCCGACGAGTGCGTCGACTGCGGCGCCTGCCTGCCGGCCTGCCCTGTCCAGGCGATCTTCTACGACGAGGACCTGCCGGCCCAGAGCCGGCACTTCGCCGAGGTCAACGCCGAGTTCTTCACGGGGCTGGGCTCGCCCGGCGGCGCCAAGCGCGTCGGGCCGCTGGGCCGCGACCATGCGCTGGTCGCGGCCCTTCCCGCAACGGCCGCGCACGACGCATCCTGA
- a CDS encoding FAD-dependent oxidoreductase, producing MTAHLGTGAPPPRVAVVGAGPSGLYAAQALVEQDRLPVLVDVLDRLPTPYGLIRYGVAPDHVRMKAVANTLRRTLEDPRVRFLGDVEVGRDVSAEELRAHYDAVVYCTGAAAERTLGIPGEDLPGSMSAGELVSWYSGHPDAVALDALRARTAVVVGAGNVALDVARMLLQSPEVLRPTDVPLDVLRVFEASAVRDVHILVRRGPEHVRFTPKELRDLGRVEDVDWFVDPSDLDRLRGAAHPSLSTAAVLCELAAREPTGASRRAFLHFWTSPVELSGTGKVDAVTVARTRPGAPAGGDGRPDLLPAGLVVRCVGYVAAPPVGLPFDPLRACVPNDAGRVIGPAVGIRPGEYVAGWLKRGPSGVIGTNKPDAEETVESVLDDLSRRAAASPTRRLDDLLRERGVNAVTYAGWLAIDGAEAVEGRPDGRGRVKIPDWRRLRENAASTTAAAR from the coding sequence GTGACGGCACACCTGGGGACCGGAGCGCCACCGCCGCGCGTCGCCGTCGTTGGCGCGGGACCGTCGGGCCTGTACGCCGCACAGGCGCTGGTCGAGCAGGACCGGTTGCCGGTGCTCGTCGACGTGCTCGACCGGCTTCCCACGCCGTACGGACTGATCCGCTACGGCGTCGCGCCCGACCACGTGCGGATGAAGGCCGTGGCGAACACGTTGCGGCGCACGCTCGAGGACCCGAGGGTCCGGTTCCTGGGCGACGTGGAGGTCGGCCGCGACGTGTCCGCCGAGGAACTGAGGGCGCACTACGACGCGGTGGTCTACTGCACGGGCGCCGCCGCGGAGCGCACGCTCGGGATCCCCGGCGAGGACCTGCCCGGCAGCATGTCCGCCGGAGAGCTGGTCTCCTGGTACAGCGGTCACCCCGACGCGGTCGCGCTGGACGCTCTCCGGGCGCGGACCGCCGTCGTCGTCGGCGCGGGGAACGTGGCCCTCGACGTCGCCCGCATGCTGCTGCAGTCACCGGAGGTCCTGCGCCCCACCGACGTCCCCCTCGACGTGCTGCGGGTGTTCGAGGCGAGCGCCGTGCGCGACGTGCACATCCTGGTGCGGCGCGGCCCGGAGCACGTCAGGTTCACGCCGAAGGAGCTGCGGGACCTCGGCCGTGTCGAGGACGTGGACTGGTTCGTGGACCCCTCGGACCTCGACCGGCTCCGAGGCGCGGCACACCCGTCGCTGAGCACGGCGGCTGTCCTGTGCGAGCTGGCGGCGAGGGAGCCGACCGGTGCCAGCCGCCGCGCCTTCCTGCATTTCTGGACGTCTCCGGTCGAGCTGTCGGGGACCGGCAAGGTTGACGCCGTCACCGTGGCACGCACCCGTCCCGGCGCCCCGGCCGGCGGCGACGGACGGCCCGACCTGCTGCCGGCCGGGCTGGTTGTGCGCTGCGTCGGGTATGTCGCCGCTCCGCCGGTGGGCCTGCCGTTCGATCCTCTCCGGGCGTGCGTGCCCAACGACGCGGGCCGGGTGATCGGGCCGGCCGTCGGGATCCGCCCGGGTGAGTACGTCGCCGGCTGGCTGAAGCGCGGACCCTCCGGCGTGATCGGCACGAACAAGCCCGACGCGGAGGAAACGGTCGAGTCGGTTCTCGACGATCTTTCCCGGCGGGCCGCCGCGTCCCCGACCCGACGCCTGGACGATCTGCTCCGCGAGCGCGGGGTGAACGCGGTCACGTACGCGGGATGGCTGGCCATCGACGGTGCGGAGGCCGTGGAGGGGCGGCCGGACGGCCGCGGCCGGGTCAAGATCCCCGACTGGCGGCGCCTGCGCGAGAACGCCGCGTCCACCACCGCGGCGGCCCGTTGA
- a CDS encoding 2-keto-4-pentenoate hydratase, whose protein sequence is MSGEERSRERIQALADRLWEAETTTRPVPPLTEAEPPLRPEDAYAVQLAVADMRRGAGHRVVGKKIGLTSAAMQQLIGVDEPDYGHLFDVMSVADGGTIRRAELIAPKVEPEIAFVLAAPLPGRATTPEDVLRCTASIHPALEVVDSRVRDWRIRWADTVADNGSSARFVLGESAVEPRDLDLTALEVVLSRNCRAEASGTMDAVLGGPVLSICWLAHKLEEFDIALAEGDVILPGSPCKALDAGSGDTFHASFAGLGSVAVSFA, encoded by the coding sequence ATGAGTGGAGAAGAGCGCTCCCGCGAGCGCATCCAGGCATTGGCCGACCGGCTCTGGGAGGCCGAGACGACGACGCGTCCCGTGCCGCCCCTGACCGAGGCGGAACCGCCGTTGCGGCCCGAGGACGCCTATGCGGTCCAACTGGCCGTCGCGGACATGCGACGCGGGGCGGGACACCGGGTCGTGGGGAAGAAGATCGGGCTCACCAGCGCCGCCATGCAGCAGTTGATCGGCGTCGACGAGCCCGACTACGGGCACCTGTTCGATGTGATGTCGGTTGCCGACGGGGGCACGATCCGCCGTGCCGAACTCATCGCGCCGAAGGTTGAGCCGGAGATCGCCTTCGTCCTCGCCGCGCCGCTGCCCGGCCGCGCCACGACACCGGAGGACGTGCTGCGGTGCACGGCGTCGATCCACCCGGCCCTCGAGGTGGTCGACAGCCGGGTCCGTGACTGGCGGATCCGCTGGGCGGACACGGTCGCCGACAACGGCTCGTCGGCCCGGTTCGTGCTCGGCGAGTCCGCTGTGGAGCCGCGGGACCTGGACCTCACCGCGCTGGAGGTCGTGCTGTCCCGCAACTGCCGAGCGGAGGCCTCGGGGACCATGGACGCGGTGCTGGGCGGCCCGGTGCTGTCCATCTGCTGGCTGGCGCACAAGCTCGAGGAGTTCGACATCGCCCTCGCCGAGGGAGACGTGATCCTCCCCGGCTCCCCCTGCAAGGCGCTGGACGCCGGATCGGGCGACACGTTCCACGCCTCTTTCGCGGGCCTTGGCTCGGTGGCGGTGTCGTTCGCGTGA
- the dmpG gene encoding 4-hydroxy-2-oxovalerate aldolase — MSPITVCDSTLRDGSHAKSHKFVGQEVRDVVAALDEAHVPVIEVSHGDGLGGSSFNYGFSEQSEFDLLKVAVEAAKTAKIAVLLVPGIGVKADLQRAADIGVSVARVATHCTEADISLQHLGLARDLGMTAVGFLMLAHMARPEELAKQATIMADAGAEIVYVTDSAGALTPSGVRDRVRLLRETLPASVEVGVHAHENLSLSVANSIAAVESGATWIDGCSCGLGAGAGNTPTEIFAAVCEQLDIETGIDSFQLMDAAEEVVRPVMPRAQVVDRAALLLGRTGLYSSFLLHAERASDRFGVPLKDLLIEVSKAKPVGGQEDLIVDVAARMASGRVG; from the coding sequence ATGAGCCCGATCACGGTCTGCGACTCCACCCTGCGGGACGGGAGCCACGCCAAGTCCCACAAGTTCGTCGGCCAGGAGGTGCGGGACGTCGTCGCCGCGCTCGACGAGGCACACGTCCCGGTCATCGAGGTGAGCCACGGCGACGGCCTTGGCGGATCCTCGTTCAATTACGGCTTCTCCGAGCAGTCGGAGTTCGACCTGCTCAAGGTCGCGGTCGAGGCAGCGAAGACCGCGAAGATCGCGGTGCTCCTCGTCCCCGGCATCGGCGTCAAGGCCGACCTGCAGCGCGCCGCGGACATCGGTGTCTCGGTGGCCCGGGTGGCGACCCACTGCACCGAGGCCGACATTTCGCTCCAGCATCTCGGTCTGGCCCGGGACCTCGGGATGACGGCCGTCGGGTTCCTGATGCTGGCGCACATGGCCCGTCCGGAGGAGCTGGCGAAACAGGCCACCATCATGGCGGACGCGGGCGCCGAGATCGTCTACGTGACCGACTCCGCGGGCGCGCTCACCCCCAGCGGCGTGCGCGACCGTGTCCGGCTGCTGCGCGAGACGCTGCCCGCCTCCGTCGAGGTCGGCGTCCACGCGCACGAGAACCTCAGCCTGTCGGTGGCCAACTCGATCGCGGCCGTCGAGAGCGGCGCGACCTGGATCGACGGTTGCAGCTGCGGTCTCGGCGCCGGCGCCGGCAACACGCCGACCGAGATCTTCGCCGCCGTCTGCGAGCAGCTCGACATCGAGACCGGCATCGACTCGTTCCAGCTCATGGACGCGGCCGAGGAGGTCGTCCGGCCGGTCATGCCGCGCGCCCAGGTGGTGGACAGGGCGGCGCTGCTGCTCGGCCGTACGGGTCTCTACTCCTCCTTCCTCCTCCATGCCGAGCGCGCCTCGGACCGGTTCGGCGTCCCGCTCAAGGACCTCCTGATCGAGGTGAGCAAGGCCAAGCCGGTCGGTGGCCAGGAGGACCTGATCGTCGACGTGGCCGCCCGGATGGCGTCGGGTCGGGTCGGCTGA
- a CDS encoding acetaldehyde dehydrogenase (acetylating), with the protein MASIKCAIVGSGNIGTDLMEKLLRSSALELVAMVGIDPASDGLARARARGLTTSHQGVSWLVEEGPQLGVSLVFDATSAAAHRASWPLLRGAGMRCVDLTPAKLGPGVVPVVNLSEHEDADNVNLITCGGQATVPMVAAVSSVTPVAYAETVSSIASLSAGPGTRQNIDEFTHVTSRALEDIGRATKGKAIIVLNPADPPVLMRNTVFCQVDRDADRDGVAAAVLGMVARVQEYVPGYRLRSDPLFDDGRVTILTEVEGAGDYLPPYAGNLDIMTAAAVRVGAELAASTAGREVMAP; encoded by the coding sequence ATGGCAAGTATCAAATGCGCAATCGTCGGCTCGGGCAACATCGGCACCGACCTGATGGAGAAGCTCCTCCGGTCGTCTGCGCTGGAACTCGTCGCGATGGTCGGCATCGATCCCGCGTCTGACGGGTTGGCGCGGGCCCGCGCACGGGGGCTCACCACGTCACACCAGGGTGTCTCGTGGCTGGTCGAGGAGGGTCCGCAGCTCGGCGTGAGCCTGGTGTTCGATGCGACGTCCGCGGCGGCGCACCGGGCGAGTTGGCCGCTGCTGCGCGGCGCGGGCATGCGGTGCGTCGACCTGACGCCGGCGAAGCTCGGGCCGGGTGTGGTGCCGGTCGTCAACCTGTCGGAGCACGAGGACGCCGACAACGTCAACCTGATCACCTGCGGCGGTCAGGCGACCGTCCCGATGGTCGCCGCCGTCAGCTCCGTCACCCCGGTCGCATACGCCGAGACCGTCTCGAGCATCGCGAGCCTCTCGGCAGGACCGGGGACGAGGCAGAACATCGACGAATTCACCCACGTCACCTCCCGGGCGCTGGAGGACATCGGACGCGCGACGAAGGGCAAGGCAATCATCGTCCTCAATCCGGCGGACCCGCCGGTGCTGATGCGCAACACGGTGTTCTGCCAGGTCGACCGGGACGCGGACCGCGACGGTGTCGCCGCCGCGGTCCTGGGCATGGTCGCGAGGGTCCAGGAGTACGTGCCGGGCTACCGGCTCCGCTCCGACCCGCTCTTCGACGACGGCCGGGTGACGATCCTGACGGAGGTGGAGGGCGCCGGCGACTACCTGCCGCCGTACGCGGGGAACCTCGACATCATGACCGCCGCGGCCGTCCGGGTCGGCGCGGAGCTGGCCGCGAGCACCGCCGGGCGCGAGGTGATGGCCCCATGA
- a CDS encoding enoyl-CoA hydratase/isomerase family protein yields the protein MISVSLEDHVAWVVLDRPERANALVVEDWRLLTSAVEDAGASPQTRALVIRGAGSRHFSAGMDLDELGRAFEDADAADALCAAVTGALAAITFCPKPTVAMVNGAAVGGGAEIVLASDVRIAAANASFGLPMSRVGVAIDSGSLHNLLASVGRGPPARLLFTGDRLTAREAAAAGLFHEVVAGEELQPAVARLTGRIAAGDADTVLAMKRMILDAAPPPRPDLWATQMRASFDRRARSRT from the coding sequence GTGATCTCCGTGTCGCTGGAGGACCACGTCGCCTGGGTGGTGCTGGACCGTCCGGAACGGGCCAATGCGCTCGTCGTCGAGGACTGGCGCCTGCTCACGTCCGCGGTCGAGGACGCGGGCGCCAGCCCGCAGACGCGTGCGCTGGTCATCCGGGGCGCCGGCTCCCGCCACTTCTCCGCGGGGATGGACCTCGACGAGCTCGGACGGGCGTTCGAGGACGCCGACGCGGCGGACGCGCTGTGCGCGGCGGTGACCGGCGCGCTGGCGGCGATCACCTTCTGTCCGAAGCCGACGGTGGCGATGGTCAACGGCGCCGCGGTGGGCGGCGGCGCGGAGATCGTCCTGGCGAGTGACGTGCGGATCGCCGCCGCCAACGCCTCCTTCGGCCTTCCGATGTCGAGGGTGGGGGTGGCGATCGACAGCGGAAGCCTGCACAACCTGCTCGCGTCCGTCGGACGCGGTCCGCCTGCCCGCCTCCTGTTCACGGGCGACCGCCTGACCGCACGCGAGGCCGCCGCGGCCGGGCTCTTTCACGAGGTCGTGGCGGGCGAGGAGCTGCAGCCGGCGGTCGCCAGGCTCACCGGCCGGATCGCGGCCGGCGACGCGGACACCGTCCTCGCGATGAAGCGGATGATCCTGGACGCGGCGCCACCGCCACGTCCGGACCTCTGGGCCACGCAGATGCGTGCGTCCTTCGACAGGAGAGCGCGTTCGAGGACGTGA
- a CDS encoding CaiB/BaiF CoA transferase family protein, translated as MADHEERCAVGPLTGIRVLEFAHVVSAPLCGMLLADLGADVVKVESPHRPDMLRGSGARGPDGDSMAFRTVNRNKRAVSLDLADEASTQMRDDLIRSADVLLENYSPGVPVRLGIDYERVRDINPRLVYASISGFGDEGPLRELGGYDFVAQAMSGLMSVTGPSRGVPYKIGVPVSDIASALYLTIGVLAALRARDECGHGQRVSCSLLAAGVSLGVWEASHLWATGEVPGRLGNAHRALAPYEAVRASDGWFVIAANTDAMFRRAATAFGREEWLDDPRFATNATRLAHRDALSRELRSAASAGPADLWVRLLREAGVPAGELLDVAQALDHPQVTANGMVAHVTDERTGRSTKVLGNPLRLSHTPVSYRRSAPGVGEHDDALFGVDPGTAATAPAVDP; from the coding sequence ATGGCTGACCACGAAGAGCGCTGCGCCGTCGGGCCGTTGACCGGGATCCGCGTGCTCGAGTTCGCGCACGTGGTCTCCGCGCCCCTCTGTGGGATGTTGCTGGCCGACCTCGGCGCGGACGTGGTGAAGGTGGAGTCACCGCACCGGCCGGACATGTTGCGCGGGTCGGGTGCCCGTGGGCCCGACGGCGACTCCATGGCGTTCCGGACGGTCAACCGCAACAAGCGCGCGGTCAGCCTGGACCTCGCCGACGAGGCGTCAACGCAGATGCGGGACGACCTGATCCGGTCGGCGGACGTGCTCCTCGAGAACTACAGCCCCGGCGTGCCGGTGCGGCTCGGCATCGACTACGAGCGGGTGCGGGACATCAACCCTCGCCTGGTCTACGCGTCGATCAGCGGCTTCGGGGACGAGGGACCGCTGCGTGAGCTGGGCGGCTACGACTTCGTGGCGCAGGCCATGTCCGGGCTGATGAGCGTGACGGGGCCGAGCCGTGGTGTGCCGTACAAGATCGGCGTACCCGTCTCCGACATCGCGTCCGCGCTGTACCTCACGATCGGGGTGCTGGCGGCGCTGAGAGCCAGGGACGAGTGTGGCCACGGGCAGCGGGTGAGCTGCTCGCTGCTGGCGGCGGGGGTGTCCCTCGGCGTCTGGGAGGCCAGCCACCTGTGGGCGACCGGAGAGGTGCCGGGCCGGCTGGGCAACGCGCACCGAGCGCTCGCGCCCTACGAGGCGGTGCGGGCGAGCGACGGCTGGTTCGTGATCGCGGCCAACACCGACGCGATGTTCCGTCGCGCTGCCACCGCGTTCGGGCGCGAGGAGTGGCTGGACGATCCGCGTTTCGCGACCAACGCGACGCGGCTCGCGCACCGTGATGCGTTGTCCCGGGAGCTGAGGTCGGCGGCTTCGGCGGGCCCGGCCGACCTGTGGGTGCGTCTCCTGCGCGAGGCCGGGGTGCCGGCGGGGGAGCTGCTCGACGTCGCGCAGGCGCTCGACCATCCCCAGGTGACGGCGAACGGCATGGTCGCGCACGTCACCGACGAGCGGACCGGCCGGTCCACGAAGGTGCTGGGCAACCCGCTGCGCCTCTCCCATACCCCGGTCTCATACCGCAGGTCGGCGCCGGGCGTGGGGGAGCACGACGACGCGCTCTTCGGTGTCGACCCGGGTACGGCGGCGACGGCCCCGGCGGTGGACCCGTGA
- a CDS encoding 3-carboxyethylcatechol 2,3-dioxygenase: protein MVVCASHSPLMHGRSDVGQVFRAGLDRVREDVRRFGPELVVFFGPDHRRAFTDTVPAITVVESAHGYGDWGTVEEAYRVPSDHARSLATALMAARFDVAVANRLPLDHGFGQTATQLFGSLSAVPILPVVINCVARPLPGLARVADLGRAVDAHVRTIGCRVLYVASGGLSHAPPSLAPTVQTLSEEQRRRLIETGLAAAAERIAPDWDERFLRLLGTGDLDQLARMDDDDIEVAGNGAHEVRTWVAAAAAGGVPVPTVAYEPVPEWITGMAVASAHG from the coding sequence ATGGTGGTCTGCGCCTCGCACAGCCCGTTGATGCACGGGCGATCCGACGTCGGGCAGGTCTTCCGCGCGGGCCTCGACCGGGTGCGCGAGGACGTGCGCCGGTTCGGTCCGGAACTCGTCGTGTTCTTCGGGCCCGATCACCGGCGCGCGTTCACCGACACCGTGCCGGCCATCACGGTCGTCGAGAGCGCGCACGGGTACGGCGACTGGGGAACCGTGGAGGAGGCCTACCGTGTGCCCTCCGATCACGCGCGGTCCCTCGCCACCGCGTTGATGGCGGCCCGGTTCGACGTGGCGGTGGCCAACCGCCTGCCGCTGGACCATGGCTTCGGCCAGACGGCGACGCAGCTGTTCGGGTCGCTGTCGGCGGTGCCGATCCTCCCGGTGGTCATCAACTGCGTCGCCCGGCCGCTGCCGGGCCTGGCCCGCGTCGCGGACCTCGGCCGCGCCGTCGACGCGCACGTCCGGACCATCGGGTGCCGCGTGCTCTACGTGGCCTCGGGCGGTCTCTCGCACGCGCCGCCCAGTCTCGCGCCGACGGTGCAGACACTCTCCGAGGAGCAGCGGCGCCGGCTCATCGAGACCGGGCTCGCGGCGGCGGCCGAGCGCATCGCCCCGGACTGGGACGAGCGCTTCCTCCGTCTGCTGGGCACGGGTGACCTGGACCAACTGGCTCGGATGGACGACGACGACATCGAGGTCGCGGGGAACGGGGCGCACGAGGTGCGCACGTGGGTCGCGGCGGCCGCAGCCGGCGGTGTCCCGGTGCCGACGGTGGCCTACGAGCCGGTGCCCGAATGGATCACGGGCATGGCGGTGGCGAGCGCGCATGGCTGA
- a CDS encoding DODA-type extradiol aromatic ring-opening family dioxygenase yields the protein MAEIVGGYALSHSSFMVSRPDLVTEDVAARCYAAYERVRGELAELRPDALILIGTDHFNTFSYDAMPQWCVGRGDSYEGWADNIPMYKVPGAPLLSADIISSLLRQGFEPSFSDAMRLDHSFMSPLHFVVPEMNIPVVPIFQNCITRPMLSLRRALALGNALREAVASSHVDARVVIIGSGGLSHWLGGPEHGRVSSEFDREFLDRFVAGDEEWLTGFTDDDIERLAGNGGHEIRNWLTVRGCLPSGPVEVLYYETIPSWFVGAGVARLQR from the coding sequence ATGGCTGAGATCGTCGGCGGATATGCGCTGTCGCACTCGTCGTTCATGGTGAGCAGACCTGACCTCGTCACCGAGGACGTCGCGGCGCGCTGCTACGCGGCCTACGAGCGGGTTCGCGGCGAACTGGCCGAGCTGAGGCCGGATGCCCTCATCCTGATCGGAACCGACCACTTCAACACGTTCTCTTACGACGCGATGCCGCAGTGGTGCGTCGGACGTGGCGACAGCTACGAGGGATGGGCCGACAACATCCCGATGTACAAGGTGCCCGGCGCGCCACTGCTCAGCGCGGACATCATTTCCTCGCTGCTGCGACAGGGGTTCGAGCCGTCCTTCTCGGATGCCATGCGGCTCGACCACTCGTTCATGAGCCCGCTGCACTTCGTCGTGCCGGAGATGAACATCCCGGTCGTACCCATCTTCCAGAACTGCATCACGCGGCCGATGCTGTCCCTGCGGCGCGCCTTAGCCCTGGGCAACGCCCTGCGTGAGGCGGTCGCGTCGAGCCACGTCGACGCGCGGGTCGTCATCATCGGCAGCGGTGGCCTCAGCCATTGGCTGGGGGGTCCCGAGCACGGTCGCGTGAGCTCGGAGTTCGACCGCGAGTTCCTCGACCGCTTCGTCGCGGGGGACGAGGAGTGGCTCACCGGCTTCACCGACGACGACATCGAGCGGCTGGCCGGCAACGGCGGGCACGAGATCCGAAACTGGCTCACGGTGCGCGGCTGCCTGCCGTCGGGCCCGGTGGAGGTTCTCTACTACGAGACCATCCCGTCGTGGTTCGTCGGCGCGGGCGTCGCCCGGTTACAGCGGTAG
- a CDS encoding MFS transporter: MVSPSSVASRPFGSTGTTSFALFLLTTCVTPFLFVGSHGPSLRAEFGWSLSSVGLSISVFFLVSAVSAIPAGMLVERFGVSATARIAVTGSALVLLSVALLPGNAPWWALTLLLGAAGVFLALGQTTSSALLAYGVRPVRQGVAFGIRQVAIPFATLIAGGTVVFVDRGSWRAAFVLGVLPGAVMLAYLQCRRDRLPSGDPDARAGREHRSPARVAGLRVLGLAAAAAGSAGAAIGAFYVEALRATGFTAAQAGAWLIVGSVVGILARPAWGLLADRLTDHARLLAWLMGLGALGVVALGVQTSTPVLAVGTMLAFACGWGWTGTLNLVAVRSSPTAPAAASGLVSTGNFVGSAIGPVVFAALASRHSYRVAWLACGVLLGVGVVLAGVSRRMLRAVGSPEPAPTHPPDPRVECRPEGADMTWSIWLEHLRTGQVRYLSAGGVRTRCLEAGDENAPAVVFLHGTGGHAEAFVRNLEPFAEAGYRAVAIDMLGHGLTDKPTGCGYDLDDYARHLLALMDQLGPRPVHLVGESLGGGVAMRAAILAPHRVATVVTVVGGGLGPVPATPEEERGWSRMLELSEKAYDAMDHAAWTARMQWLVHDPADMPDEMIRTRMVIYDNPRMREAAADIYRGVANMVYRKRPGMLLPGDLRSFPVPVFYYWTDHNPTTPARVAAAAHELTPVSEYDVLDGCGHWPQFEKPDAFNARVLRFLRGHPADGAAPVTQASGAASC, encoded by the coding sequence GTGGTCTCCCCGTCGAGCGTCGCGTCCAGGCCGTTCGGCTCGACAGGCACGACGTCTTTCGCCCTGTTCCTGCTGACGACCTGCGTCACGCCCTTCCTCTTCGTCGGCAGCCACGGGCCGTCCCTGCGTGCGGAGTTCGGCTGGAGCCTGTCGAGCGTAGGCCTCTCGATCTCCGTCTTCTTCCTCGTCTCGGCCGTGTCCGCGATACCGGCCGGCATGCTGGTCGAGCGGTTCGGGGTCTCGGCCACGGCGCGCATCGCCGTCACCGGCAGCGCGTTGGTCCTGCTGTCGGTCGCGCTCCTGCCCGGCAACGCGCCCTGGTGGGCCCTGACCCTCCTGCTCGGCGCGGCCGGCGTGTTCCTCGCGCTCGGCCAGACGACGTCGAGCGCCCTGCTCGCGTACGGCGTGCGTCCGGTCCGGCAGGGCGTCGCCTTCGGCATCCGGCAGGTCGCGATCCCGTTCGCCACCCTCATCGCCGGCGGCACCGTGGTGTTCGTCGACCGCGGATCGTGGCGAGCCGCGTTCGTGCTCGGCGTGCTGCCGGGCGCAGTCATGCTGGCCTACCTCCAGTGCCGGCGCGACCGGTTGCCGTCGGGGGACCCGGACGCGCGAGCCGGCCGCGAGCATCGCTCGCCGGCGCGGGTCGCCGGGCTCCGCGTGCTGGGCCTCGCCGCGGCCGCCGCCGGGTCGGCCGGTGCGGCGATCGGCGCCTTCTACGTCGAAGCGCTGCGGGCCACCGGCTTCACGGCGGCACAGGCGGGGGCGTGGCTGATCGTCGGCAGCGTGGTGGGGATCCTGGCGCGACCCGCCTGGGGCCTGCTCGCGGACCGGCTCACCGACCACGCGCGGCTGCTCGCCTGGCTCATGGGCCTCGGCGCACTCGGCGTCGTCGCGCTCGGGGTGCAGACGAGCACTCCGGTCCTCGCCGTCGGGACGATGCTGGCGTTCGCGTGCGGCTGGGGGTGGACGGGGACGCTCAACCTGGTCGCGGTCCGGTCCAGCCCGACCGCGCCGGCGGCCGCGAGCGGACTGGTCTCGACCGGCAACTTCGTCGGCAGCGCGATCGGGCCGGTCGTCTTCGCCGCGCTCGCGAGCCGCCACTCGTACCGGGTCGCGTGGCTCGCCTGCGGCGTCCTGCTGGGCGTGGGCGTGGTCCTGGCCGGCGTGTCCCGGCGCATGCTGCGGGCCGTCGGTTCGCCGGAGCCCGCGCCCACCCATCCACCCGACCCTCGCGTCGAGTGCCGACCCGAAGGAGCAGACATGACGTGGAGCATCTGGCTGGAGCACCTGCGGACGGGACAGGTGCGATACCTGTCGGCCGGCGGGGTGCGGACGCGGTGCCTCGAGGCGGGAGACGAGAACGCGCCGGCGGTCGTGTTCCTGCACGGCACGGGCGGGCACGCCGAGGCTTTCGTGCGAAACCTGGAGCCGTTCGCCGAGGCCGGTTACCGTGCGGTCGCGATCGACATGCTCGGGCACGGCCTCACGGACAAGCCCACGGGGTGCGGCTACGACCTCGACGACTACGCGCGGCACCTGCTCGCGCTGATGGACCAGCTCGGACCGCGTCCGGTGCACCTGGTCGGCGAGTCGCTCGGCGGCGGCGTCGCGATGCGGGCGGCGATCCTGGCGCCGCACCGCGTGGCCACCGTCGTCACGGTGGTCGGCGGCGGACTCGGGCCGGTGCCGGCGACGCCCGAGGAGGAGCGCGGCTGGAGCCGGATGCTCGAGCTCTCGGAGAAGGCGTACGACGCGATGGACCACGCGGCGTGGACCGCGCGGATGCAGTGGCTCGTGCACGACCCGGCCGACATGCCCGACGAGATGATCCGGACCAGGATGGTCATCTACGACAACCCCCGGATGCGCGAGGCGGCCGCCGACATCTACCGGGGCGTCGCGAACATGGTCTACCGGAAGCGCCCGGGCATGCTCCTCCCCGGCGACCTGCGGAGCTTCCCGGTCCCGGTCTTCTACTACTGGACCGACCACAACCCGACGACGCCCGCCCGGGTCGCGGCGGCCGCGCACGAACTCACGCCGGTGTCCGAATACGACGTGCTCGACGGCTGTGGCCACTGGCCGCAATTCGAGAAGCCGGACGCGTTCAACGCGCGCGTTCTGCGGTTCCTCCGCGGCCACCCGGCGGATGGGGCGGCGCCGGTGACCCAGGCGTCGGGCGCGGCATCCTGCTGA